The following proteins are encoded in a genomic region of Triticum dicoccoides isolate Atlit2015 ecotype Zavitan chromosome 1B, WEW_v2.0, whole genome shotgun sequence:
- the LOC119311319 gene encoding uncharacterized protein LOC119311319, giving the protein MRCCLQYMQQGPPIISSSHQLTYARTLGSMGMGMGMDFPQKKLGSMDGGKTPPLLLGVAAQLAKKAIAASPFPDAHRLASAWAFLTAWFFPVSMAFDLLLCSQLQWCHFLEREWDPPIDGALWIGLWCCPALQAAVAALALLLPFRHRRIRRALAYLAVSVAIVGHSLMASLVPLIVVAYPGPGLGYLLLIVLFVCAPAALAQLLPCLSLLIRRALAYLAVAIVGLCILASLALAADTPVLIVLIGYSAIIFILAVGDLLSFLALFLGGEEE; this is encoded by the exons ATGCGTTGCTGCTTACAATATATGCAACAGGGGCCTCCCATCATCTCATCGTCTCACCAGTTGACGTACGCACGTACG CTTGGATCCATGGGCATGGGCATGGGCATGGACTTCCCGCAGAAGAAGCTTGGCTCCATGGATGGCGGCAAGACGCCTCCTCTGCTGCTTGGGGTTGCAGCCCAGCTGGCCAAGAAGGCGATAGCCGCTTCTCCGTTCCCGGATGCACACCGTCTGGCCAGCGCTTGGGCGTTCCTCACCGCCTGGTTCTTCCCCGTCTCCATGGCCTTCGACCTTCTACTCTGCAGCCAG CTGCAGTGGTGCCATTTTCTGGAGCGCGAGTGGGACCCGCCCATAGACGGCGCCCTCTGGATCGGGCTGTGGTGCTGCCCCGCACTCCAGGCGGCCGTGGCGGCGCTGGCTCTGCTGCTCCCGTTCCGCCACCGCCGGATCCGCCGTGCCCTTGCCTACCTCGCGGTCTCGGTCGCCATCGTCGGCCATTCTTTGATGGCCAGCCTCGTCCCCCTCATTGTCGTTGCCTACCCAGGGCCAGGGCTAGGATACCTCCTGCTCATCGTCTTGTTCGTCTGCGCCCCGGCGGCGCTGGCGCAGCTGCTCCCGTGCCTCTCCCTCCTGATCCGCCGTGCCCTCGCCTACCTCGCGGTCGCCATCGTCGGCCTCTGTATTTTGGCCAGCTTGGCCCTCGCCGCCGACACACCAGTCCTCATCGTCTTGATCGGCTACTCGGCGATAATCTTCATCCTCGCGGTGGGCGACCTCCTCAGCTTTCTGGCCCTCTTCCTTGGAGGTGAGGAGGAGTAG